In Oryza sativa Japonica Group chromosome 3, ASM3414082v1, one DNA window encodes the following:
- the LOC4333917 gene encoding UV-B-induced protein At3g17800, chloroplastic, whose amino-acid sequence MHQRPRLPNPTNQPPPRQQKDPQFPRKTLEFDPASRRVGCSPMEAAAAAAAALLSPPAAAAPSRRPGTPGATSLPFARRRGVAAVKGLGRQQLTCRRRGVVVRAASWSPSGPESLPPPPSSSIAPLQMESPVGQFLSQILATHPHLLPAAAEQQLEQLQTDRDAAKDNGGDKPAPSDGDIVLYRRIAEVKEKERKRALEEILYALVVQKFVEAGVSLVPALSHSISSSGRVDQWAESVEGKLEKMHSQEAYEMIENHLALILGQRQADATVAAISKLRVGQVYAASVMYGYFLKRVDQRFQLEKSMKTLPWGSEEEDKLNQVMTTDSRPSPQTSTSHPEMASWTSPNFSAGGPSQSVKPCRLRSYVMSFDSETLQSYATIRSKEAFGIIEKHTEALFGKPEIVITPEGTVDSSKDEHVRISFAGLRRLILEAVTFGSFLWDVESFVDTRYHFVAN is encoded by the exons ATGCATCAGAGACCTCGATTGCCCaacccaaccaaccaaccaccgCCGCGGCAGCAGAAGGATCCCCAATTTCCGCGAAAAACCCTCGAATTCGACCCGGCATCCCGGCGCGTCGGTTGTTCCCCGatggaggcagcagcagcagccgccgcggcgctcttgtcgccgcccgccgccgccgcgccctcgcgGCGGCCTGGGACTCCCGGTGCTACCTCGCTCCCCTTCGCCCGGAGGcgcggtgtcgccgccgtcaag GGTCTTGGACGGCAGCAGCTCACCTGCAGAAGGCGAGGCGTCGTCGTGAGGGCggcgtcgtggtcgccgtcggggccggagtcgctgccgccgccgccgtcgtcgtcgatcgcGCCGCTCCAGATGGAGTCGCCGGTGGGGCAGTTCCTCTCGCAGATCCTGGCCACGCACCCGCACctgcttcccgccgccgccgagcagcaGCTCGAGCAGCTCCAGACCGACCGCGACGCCGCCAAGGACAACGGCGGCGACAAGCCCGCGCCGTCGGACGGCGACATCGTGCTGTACAG GCGGATTGCTGAGGTCAAGGAAAAGGAGCGCAAGAGGGCTTTGGAGGAGATACTCTATGCACTTGTTGTCCAGAAGTTTGTTGAAGCTGGTGTTTCTTTGGTTCCAGCTCTTTCCCACTCTATCAGTTCTTCTGGAAGAGTTGATCAGTGGGCAGAATCTGTGGAAGGGAAACTTGAGAAGATGCATTCACAGGAGGCATATGAAATGATCGAGAACCACCTCGCTCTCATCCTGGGGCAGCGGCAAGCTGATGCCACTGTTGCGGCCATAAGTAAACTCCGAGTTGGTCAGGTGTATGCTGCTTCTGTGATGTATGGTTACTTCCTTAAGAGAGTCGATCAGAGATTTCAGCTCGAGAAGTCAATGAAGACCCTCCCTTGGGGATCAGAAGAGGAAGACAAGCTCAACCAAGTTATGACAACGGACTCAAGGCCCTCACCCCAGACTTCTACTTCACATCCAGAGATGGCATCATGGACTTCCCCTAACTTCAGTGCAGGCGGACCTAGCCAATCTGTTAAGCCATGCCGTCTTAGATCGTATGTCATGTCATTTGATTCAGAGACCCTACAAAGTTACGCAACAATCAGGTCCAAGGAGGCATTTGGCATCATCGAGAAGCACACTGAGGCACTATTTGGTAAACCAGAGATTGTAATCACACCTGAAGGCACAGTCGATTCTTCCAAGGATGAACATGTCAGGATAAGTTTCGCAGGGTTGAGAAGGCTGATCTTAGAGGCTGTTACTTTTGGATCCTTCCTTTGGGATGTTGAGAGCTTTGTGGACACCAGGTACCATTTTGTGGCCAACTAG
- the LOC4333918 gene encoding anthranilate synthase beta subunit 2, chloroplastic, giving the protein MATAARLLPKIQSPASPAVAEARRRRPSSLRLGVTSGPARTLKQKLVAKSAVSVVEGENAFDGVKQDTRPIIVIDNYDSFTYNLCQYMGEVGANFEVYRNDDITVEEIKKISPRGILISPGPGTPQDSGISLQTVQDLGPSTPLFGVCMGLQCIGEAFGGKVVRSPYGVVHGKGSLVHYEEKLDGTLFSGLPNPFQAGRYHSLVIEKDSFPHDALEITAWTDDGLIMAARHRKYKHIQGVQFHPESIITTEGRLMVKNFIKIIEGYEALNCLP; this is encoded by the exons ATGGCCACCGCCGCGCGGCTCCTCCCCAAGATCCAGTCCCCCGCCTCCCCGGCCGTCGCGGAGGCGCGGAGGCGCCGCCCCTCCAGTCTCCGATTAG GAGTTACTAGTGGACCCGCAAGAACTCTGAAGCAAAAGCTTGTTGCTAAGAGTGCTGTTTCTGTGGTGGAAGGTGAAAACGCATTTGATGGAGTAAAGCAAGATACTAGACCAATCATAGTTATAGATAACTACGATAGCTTCACGTATAATTTATGCCAG TACATGGGTGAGGTGGGAGCTAACTTTGAGGTGTACCGCAATGATGATATCACCGTGGAAGAAATTAAGAA GATTTCTCCTAGAGGAATACTCATCTCCCCTGGCCCTG GCACACCTCAAGATTCAGGAATATCATTGCAAACAGTTCAAGATCTTGGACCTTCTACACCTTTGTTTGGGGTTTGCATGGGTTTGCAGTGTATTGGGGAGGCATTTGGAG GGAAGGTTGTTCGTTCTCCTTATGGAGTTGTGCATGGGAAAGGATCCCTTGTTCACTATGAGGAGAAACTTGATGGAACACTGTTTTCTGGTCTCCCAAA CCCATTCCAAGCGGGAAGATACCACAGCCTTGTAATTGAGAAGGATAGCTTCCCACATGATGCCCTGGAAATTACTGCTTGGACAGACGATGGGCTGATCATGGCTGCTCGCCACAGGAAGTACAAACATATACAG GGTGTGCAGTTCCATCCAGAGAGCATCATAACAACAGAAGGGAGGCTCATGGTCAAGAATTTCATCAAGATTATTGAAGGCTACGAGGCCTTGAATTGCTTACCGTGA